The following proteins are encoded in a genomic region of Fervidobacterium pennivorans DSM 9078:
- a CDS encoding ABC transporter substrate-binding protein, translated as MRKFVLALLLILFVVSAFAKATITVSVWSWNVDRYKKLITEFNKYYPDIEVKLVVNQPEVNSFLTARVSAKQALPDVIAESWEPLSYPVSQGWVYPLDEFLKNDPDYKYVPESAQNAFKYRGKTYALPERLHFECIVMNLDLLKKLNLQVPKYEEWTVDLFKQYARRATTREYSGINHLWEFDTFMAAVLSKHTTFWSFDPVKWEFDLVNGGWIPAIKLQKELKSIPGLVSDDLINQELRNQGQLDDYQKKFGKDADAFRESKVLMGFEATYDWSWLHTVPWNFDYYPLPFDPKIGMRLPVHINYTFVSATTKYPKEAFLFAKFLSYDPRGVIARLKLYESEGVERGRLVDWFIPATMHPDVVKYFETMKIPNGIKWMLKNLDKSVRVDMWKVVPGWFEAIWDVIFPVNEKIRRGEVTPEAVAAETQEKANKVIKENWAIFEKKLIDAEKKFPQLRKQIEGK; from the coding sequence ATGCGCAAGTTTGTATTGGCTTTGCTTCTAATTTTATTTGTGGTTTCTGCGTTTGCTAAAGCTACCATAACGGTATCTGTTTGGAGTTGGAACGTGGATAGATACAAAAAACTCATCACTGAATTTAACAAATACTATCCGGATATTGAAGTAAAACTTGTCGTAAACCAACCAGAAGTAAATAGCTTTTTGACGGCACGTGTCTCTGCTAAACAAGCTCTCCCGGATGTTATTGCAGAATCATGGGAACCTCTATCTTATCCTGTTTCTCAGGGTTGGGTTTACCCATTAGATGAATTCCTTAAAAATGACCCGGACTATAAATATGTCCCAGAAAGCGCACAAAACGCATTCAAGTATCGCGGAAAAACTTATGCCCTTCCGGAAAGGCTGCATTTTGAATGTATAGTTATGAATCTTGATTTACTTAAGAAGTTGAATTTACAGGTTCCAAAATACGAAGAATGGACTGTCGACCTTTTCAAACAATATGCAAGAAGAGCTACGACGAGGGAATATTCTGGTATCAATCACCTATGGGAATTTGATACGTTTATGGCAGCAGTTCTCAGTAAACACACAACATTCTGGAGCTTTGACCCAGTAAAATGGGAATTTGACCTTGTGAACGGAGGATGGATACCAGCTATTAAGTTGCAAAAAGAACTTAAGTCGATACCTGGGTTAGTCTCCGATGACCTTATAAATCAGGAATTGAGAAATCAAGGTCAACTCGATGACTATCAGAAAAAGTTTGGAAAAGATGCTGATGCTTTCAGAGAATCAAAAGTGCTCATGGGATTTGAAGCAACTTACGATTGGAGCTGGCTACATACAGTACCTTGGAATTTCGATTACTATCCTCTTCCATTCGATCCAAAGATAGGCATGAGACTGCCTGTTCATATCAACTATACGTTTGTAAGTGCAACGACAAAGTATCCAAAGGAAGCATTCCTCTTTGCTAAATTCCTTTCATACGACCCGAGAGGTGTTATTGCGAGATTGAAACTGTATGAGTCTGAAGGTGTGGAAAGAGGTAGATTGGTTGATTGGTTTATTCCTGCAACGATGCACCCAGATGTTGTAAAATACTTTGAAACAATGAAGATACCAAACGGTATCAAATGGATGCTCAAAAACCTTGATAAAAGTGTTAGAGTGGATATGTGGAAAGTTGTTCCAGGATGGTTCGAAGCAATATGGGACGTTATATTCCCAGTTAACGAAAAAATCAGACGTGGAGAAGTTACACCAGAGGCAGTTGCCGCTGAGACTCAAGAAAAAGCTAATAAAGTGATAAAGGAAAACTGGGCTATTTTCGAAAAGAAGTTAATCGATGCGGAAAAGAAATTCCCACAATTGAGAAAGCAAATTGAAGGTAAATGA
- a CDS encoding carbohydrate binding domain-containing protein, with protein sequence MSKITKITKLLLILFTAFLLFSCQFQEKVEAVESVVQQQQSSDTSGTSLLNNWNFRSSIKNDQANAPFEWWIWEAANYGVSDGTVDAYGIKDGYAFIKVANPGTDTWHIQFNQWVKLKQKQYYLISFKGKADEPRKINIKILMNHDPWVNYFAETVELGKEWNTYTFYYKHPDKADETVNFCFELGKDKATTIYIADVILKPVDESEVPEEFREEEPETVEYDFDEEEPDNLVNNGDFAYKIVNDQGSMPTEWWIWEAGKYGISPAKVESFGVENGVGFVKVENSGSETWHVQFNQWVKLRKGNSYVISFKAKAAEPRKIWVKLVQTGAPYGVYFNQEVDLSTEWQTFVFEYTHPDDADPVVTLSFELGKDKPTTVYFDDISISPKK encoded by the coding sequence ATGTCTAAAATTACTAAAATTACTAAGTTATTATTAATACTTTTCACTGCTTTCCTACTTTTTTCCTGCCAGTTTCAAGAGAAGGTAGAAGCAGTTGAAAGTGTTGTCCAGCAACAACAGTCAAGTGATACATCTGGAACAAGCTTGCTTAACAACTGGAATTTCCGCTCAAGCATCAAAAATGACCAAGCAAATGCTCCATTCGAGTGGTGGATTTGGGAGGCAGCAAATTACGGTGTTAGCGATGGAACAGTGGATGCTTATGGTATAAAAGATGGGTACGCGTTTATAAAAGTTGCAAACCCTGGTACCGACACGTGGCACATCCAGTTCAACCAGTGGGTCAAACTTAAGCAAAAACAGTACTATTTAATCTCCTTCAAAGGAAAGGCTGACGAACCAAGGAAAATCAACATCAAGATACTTATGAACCATGATCCATGGGTAAATTATTTTGCTGAAACCGTTGAACTTGGAAAGGAATGGAACACATATACGTTCTACTATAAACATCCAGATAAGGCTGACGAAACCGTTAACTTCTGTTTCGAGTTAGGTAAAGACAAGGCAACTACAATCTATATTGCAGATGTTATTTTGAAGCCAGTTGACGAATCCGAAGTCCCTGAAGAATTTAGAGAAGAAGAACCAGAAACTGTCGAATACGACTTCGATGAAGAAGAACCAGATAACCTTGTTAATAACGGCGATTTCGCTTACAAAATAGTAAATGACCAAGGCAGTATGCCAACCGAATGGTGGATTTGGGAAGCAGGAAAATATGGAATCAGTCCTGCAAAGGTGGAAAGTTTTGGAGTAGAAAATGGTGTAGGATTTGTTAAAGTTGAAAACTCCGGCTCCGAAACCTGGCACGTTCAATTCAACCAATGGGTGAAACTGAGAAAAGGCAACAGCTATGTAATTTCGTTCAAAGCGAAAGCAGCAGAACCGAGAAAGATATGGGTTAAACTTGTTCAAACAGGTGCTCCATACGGTGTTTATTTCAACCAAGAAGTTGACCTCTCAACCGAATGGCAAACATTCGTTTTCGAATACACTCACCCAGATGATGCGGATCCTGTTGTAACATTGAGCTTTGAGCTCGGAAAAGACAAACCAACCACAGTCTACTTCGACGATATTTCAATAAGCCCAAAGAAATGA
- a CDS encoding ABC transporter substrate-binding protein, translated as MKKSFWLIMVLLVLSVSIFGKVTITAAVWSWDLEKYKKIAAEFTKIYPDIEVQFVVNEPDVNGFLTAQVAAKKPLPDVVVQSWEALPYPVSQGWVYPVDEFLKNDPDVKYIPKALKEAFMYNNKTYALPERLHFQGIYINLDLLKKLNLTKPPYEWSVEQFKLYLRKSTTREYSGINHLWDFDNVMAAVLNKNTTYWSFNPTKWEFDLVNGGWLPAIKLQKELKSIPGLVSDDLKNDELRNKGEMDDYQKKFGKDADAFRESKVLMGFHGTWDWSWIRTLPWKFDFYPLPLDPKIGLRMPVHVNYAFMTSTTKYPKEAFLFLKFLTYDPRGVVARLKIDNANGVENGWNIDWFIPATMHPDVVSYFDSLKIPDGVKWLLKKLDKAVRVDMWKTVPGWDQATWDVIFPVSEKVRRGEVQPEVVAAETQEKANKIIKEAWAEFSKKLAEVEKKFPELRKQIEGK; from the coding sequence ATGAAAAAAAGTTTTTGGCTTATCATGGTGTTGTTAGTATTAAGCGTTTCAATTTTTGGAAAGGTAACGATTACAGCGGCAGTTTGGAGTTGGGATTTGGAAAAATACAAAAAGATCGCTGCTGAATTCACAAAGATTTACCCTGATATCGAAGTCCAGTTTGTTGTCAATGAACCAGATGTGAATGGCTTCCTAACCGCACAAGTAGCTGCCAAAAAGCCTTTACCTGATGTTGTTGTCCAATCATGGGAGGCACTACCATATCCAGTTTCACAGGGATGGGTTTATCCCGTCGACGAATTTCTAAAAAATGACCCGGATGTTAAATATATTCCAAAAGCGCTGAAGGAAGCGTTTATGTACAACAACAAAACCTATGCACTACCCGAAAGATTGCATTTTCAAGGTATTTACATTAACTTGGATTTGCTTAAGAAATTAAACCTAACAAAACCTCCATATGAATGGTCAGTTGAACAATTCAAACTATATTTAAGAAAGTCAACCACGAGGGAATATTCAGGTATAAATCACCTGTGGGATTTTGACAATGTTATGGCTGCTGTCCTTAACAAAAATACAACATACTGGAGTTTCAATCCTACAAAATGGGAATTTGACCTTGTCAACGGCGGATGGTTACCAGCTATAAAACTGCAAAAGGAATTAAAATCTATACCGGGGCTGGTTTCTGATGATTTAAAAAACGATGAGTTAAGGAACAAAGGTGAGATGGATGATTACCAAAAGAAATTCGGAAAAGATGCAGATGCGTTTAGAGAATCAAAAGTTTTGATGGGATTCCATGGAACATGGGACTGGTCATGGATAAGGACGTTACCGTGGAAATTTGACTTTTACCCACTCCCACTTGATCCAAAGATAGGACTACGGATGCCAGTTCACGTTAATTATGCATTTATGACTTCTACAACCAAGTATCCGAAGGAAGCATTCTTGTTCCTGAAATTCCTTACATACGATCCCAGAGGAGTTGTTGCAAGATTAAAAATTGACAACGCAAACGGTGTTGAAAATGGTTGGAATATCGATTGGTTTATACCTGCAACAATGCATCCAGATGTTGTTTCTTACTTTGATTCACTCAAAATTCCAGATGGAGTAAAGTGGCTGCTTAAGAAACTCGACAAGGCAGTTCGAGTAGATATGTGGAAAACAGTTCCTGGGTGGGATCAAGCAACATGGGATGTGATATTCCCCGTTAGTGAAAAAGTGAGAAGAGGGGAAGTACAACCAGAAGTTGTTGCAGCCGAAACGCAAGAAAAAGCGAACAAAATTATCAAAGAAGCATGGGCAGAATTCTCCAAGAAACTTGCAGAAGTAGAAAAGAAATTCCCCGAGCTGAGAAAACAAATCGAAGGTAAGTAA
- a CDS encoding glycoside hydrolase family 30 protein codes for MSRAKKTLVKFTLYIQILFLVCIATLSSSNTLTTAYNTTKEVKKVENLKVRVWLTTVDQKHLLKQVDIKEPLSTSYQEEYKIVVNTSKKYQQMDGFGASFTDASAYLVYNKLSPEKRREVMEKLFDREKGIGISFLRQPMGATDYTTKLYSYDDLPPGVAEDPELKYFSIDHDKKYIIPLLKEAMEINPELKIMASPWSPPGWMKTTGSMIGGSLRRSYYGVYAQYFVKFIKAYEAEGIPIYAITVQNEPLYVPKEYPGMKMDWVEQADFIGEYLGPAFESAGIKTKILCYDHNWDNTTYAAYVLSHEKASKYVAGSAWHFYGGKHEAMSKIKEMFPDKEIWFTEGSGGDWVPAFFNAYMDQMMHVIRIPRNWAKTVVWWNIALDERRGPTILSKSTCRGLVEINQKTGEVKYNVDYYTLGHISKFVLPGAYRIDSYTYQDKLESVAFLNPNGSRVLIVSNRTNTAKKVQVVEDGLEVFSYILPAYASATFVWQE; via the coding sequence ATGAGTAGAGCGAAAAAAACGTTAGTTAAATTCACACTTTACATACAGATTTTGTTCTTAGTATGCATAGCAACTTTGAGCTCTTCAAACACGCTAACAACTGCCTACAACACTACTAAGGAGGTTAAAAAGGTGGAGAATTTAAAGGTTCGTGTTTGGCTAACAACAGTGGATCAAAAGCATTTGCTTAAACAAGTGGATATAAAAGAACCACTTTCAACCAGCTATCAGGAGGAATACAAAATAGTTGTCAACACTAGCAAAAAATACCAACAAATGGATGGTTTTGGTGCTTCTTTTACTGATGCTTCTGCTTATCTTGTATATAACAAACTATCCCCGGAAAAAAGAAGAGAGGTCATGGAGAAATTATTCGATAGGGAGAAAGGCATTGGTATCTCTTTTCTAAGGCAACCAATGGGGGCTACCGACTATACAACCAAATTGTATAGTTACGATGACTTACCCCCAGGTGTTGCTGAGGACCCGGAGTTGAAGTATTTTTCAATTGACCACGACAAAAAATATATCATCCCGCTTCTCAAAGAAGCGATGGAAATAAACCCTGAGCTAAAAATTATGGCATCTCCATGGAGTCCTCCCGGTTGGATGAAAACAACAGGAAGTATGATAGGTGGTTCGTTAAGAAGGTCGTATTACGGTGTTTACGCTCAGTACTTTGTGAAGTTCATAAAGGCTTACGAAGCTGAGGGAATACCAATTTACGCTATCACTGTTCAAAACGAGCCATTGTACGTTCCAAAAGAGTACCCTGGTATGAAGATGGACTGGGTCGAACAGGCAGATTTTATTGGCGAATACCTTGGACCGGCTTTTGAGAGTGCAGGTATCAAGACGAAAATCTTGTGCTACGACCATAACTGGGACAACACAACTTATGCCGCCTACGTTTTATCTCACGAGAAGGCTTCAAAATACGTAGCAGGTTCAGCATGGCATTTCTACGGTGGAAAACACGAGGCGATGAGCAAGATAAAAGAGATGTTCCCCGATAAGGAAATTTGGTTCACCGAAGGTTCAGGCGGAGATTGGGTGCCAGCATTTTTCAATGCATATATGGACCAAATGATGCATGTAATAAGAATTCCAAGGAACTGGGCAAAGACCGTTGTGTGGTGGAATATAGCTCTCGATGAAAGAAGAGGACCAACAATCCTTTCAAAGAGCACATGCAGGGGATTAGTAGAAATTAATCAAAAAACAGGTGAAGTCAAATACAACGTAGATTATTACACACTTGGGCACATAAGTAAATTTGTGTTACCAGGAGCATACAGAATAGATTCTTACACATATCAAGACAAACTCGAATCTGTTGCGTTTTTGAATCCAAATGGTTCGAGAGTCCTCATTGTGTCCAACAGAACAAATACAGCTAAGAAAGTTCAAGTTGTTGAAGACGGTTTGGAAGTCTTTTCATACATTTTACCAGCATACGCATCCGCTACTTTTGTTTGGCAAGAATGA
- a CDS encoding cell division protein FtsA — MIFALDIGTRKIAGLLVDMDESGKMIVHDVVVREHEHRAMLDGQIHDVEKVARAVSIVKSELESRNNVKLEKVAVALAGRFLKTYFGEASADVSETEEINSDIVTKLELEAVANTMDNVEPNMYCVGYSVVRYELDGMWFKKIEGLKGGRASVKVVATFLPSHVVEAMLSVLRKVDLTITHLTLEPIAAVNITVPEDLRILNIALVDVGAGTSDIAISKDGTIIAYGMVPLAGDEITEAITKNFLLDFSTAEFVKRNLETNEVLRVKNILDKEKEIRREDVIKAIEPIVDYMTEQIADEIIELNGGKPQVVMIVGGGAKVPIFASYLAKHLDMDEEFVSLKMAKNLDFIDKTGQIVGSEFITPLGIGYTALTKTGSVFEHVTVNGERVQLIGFRGTYTVWEVLAQMGKDIHSLLGKPGRSVVIEINGDPVVIKGKMPVPASVKINGVEATLRDTVKHGDVIEVGEAIDGEDAKPMLYDLIKPIYLRSIETDKVIEYYPKVKLNGKEVFQNTELRDGDTITYERVTVGEIREFLNQDLIRIEYSVNGVYKEAYAGEVKIFKDELELRDENTVEPGEELKYALVLNYPKVRDLPEMEKISILIKVNGQPTVLTKDGVLVWVNDQLVTPDYEIKDGDKIKTQIPEEQNFIVADVLRLFDFDPRKVKRYTLLKNGEKVGFTDILNSGDEITFEYETIESSESENQIF; from the coding sequence TTGATATTTGCGCTAGATATTGGGACCAGGAAAATCGCAGGTTTACTTGTCGACATGGATGAAAGTGGTAAAATGATTGTTCACGACGTGGTAGTCAGAGAGCATGAGCATAGAGCTATGCTCGACGGTCAAATCCACGATGTTGAAAAGGTTGCAAGGGCTGTAAGTATTGTAAAAAGCGAATTAGAAAGCAGAAATAACGTTAAACTGGAAAAAGTAGCGGTTGCACTTGCAGGTAGATTTCTTAAAACATATTTTGGAGAAGCGTCGGCAGACGTGAGTGAAACTGAAGAAATAAATTCAGACATCGTAACAAAGCTTGAGCTTGAAGCGGTTGCAAATACCATGGACAACGTGGAACCTAACATGTACTGTGTGGGTTACTCTGTTGTGAGATACGAATTGGATGGAATGTGGTTCAAAAAAATAGAAGGATTAAAAGGTGGAAGAGCAAGTGTCAAGGTAGTTGCTACATTTTTGCCAAGTCACGTAGTTGAAGCTATGCTGTCGGTATTAAGAAAAGTCGATCTTACGATAACTCATCTGACACTCGAGCCTATTGCTGCTGTAAACATAACCGTTCCTGAAGATCTGAGAATACTTAACATTGCATTGGTTGATGTAGGTGCAGGAACCAGCGATATTGCTATATCAAAAGATGGAACAATCATCGCGTATGGTATGGTTCCTCTGGCAGGTGACGAAATTACAGAGGCAATAACTAAGAATTTTCTACTCGACTTTTCAACAGCAGAATTTGTAAAACGCAACCTCGAAACAAATGAAGTACTAAGAGTTAAAAATATCCTGGACAAAGAAAAAGAAATAAGGAGAGAAGACGTAATAAAAGCTATAGAACCCATTGTAGATTATATGACGGAGCAGATTGCAGACGAGATAATAGAGCTCAATGGTGGAAAACCTCAGGTAGTTATGATTGTCGGTGGGGGCGCTAAAGTACCAATCTTTGCAAGTTATTTGGCTAAACACCTTGACATGGATGAAGAGTTTGTTTCCCTAAAAATGGCAAAGAACTTGGATTTCATTGATAAGACTGGGCAAATCGTCGGAAGTGAATTTATAACCCCTTTGGGTATCGGGTACACGGCTTTGACGAAGACAGGTAGCGTATTCGAACATGTGACTGTAAACGGCGAAAGGGTTCAGCTCATCGGATTTAGGGGAACATACACCGTCTGGGAAGTATTGGCACAAATGGGTAAGGACATCCACTCGTTGCTTGGAAAACCTGGAAGGTCAGTTGTTATAGAGATAAATGGTGACCCGGTAGTTATAAAAGGTAAAATGCCAGTTCCAGCAAGCGTTAAAATCAACGGTGTTGAAGCCACACTGCGTGATACCGTTAAACACGGAGATGTCATAGAAGTTGGTGAAGCTATTGATGGAGAAGACGCTAAACCAATGTTGTATGACTTAATAAAACCCATATACCTGCGTTCAATTGAAACGGATAAGGTTATAGAATACTACCCAAAGGTAAAACTGAACGGGAAAGAGGTCTTTCAAAATACCGAACTACGCGATGGTGATACAATAACGTATGAAAGAGTCACCGTTGGAGAGATAAGGGAATTTTTGAATCAGGATTTGATAAGGATAGAGTACTCGGTAAATGGAGTTTACAAAGAAGCTTACGCTGGAGAAGTAAAAATTTTCAAAGACGAATTAGAGCTGAGAGATGAGAACACAGTCGAACCGGGAGAAGAATTAAAATACGCACTTGTTTTAAACTATCCAAAAGTTCGTGACCTTCCAGAGATGGAAAAGATAAGTATCCTTATAAAAGTCAACGGTCAACCAACGGTCCTAACGAAAGACGGTGTTTTAGTGTGGGTTAACGACCAGCTCGTTACTCCAGACTATGAAATTAAAGATGGGGACAAAATAAAAACACAAATACCTGAAGAACAAAACTTCATTGTCGCAGATGTTCTAAGATTATTTGACTTTGACCCAAGAAAGGTCAAAAGATATACCTTACTCAAAAACGGAGAAAAAGTTGGATTTACAGATATTTTGAATAGTGGCGATGAAATAACTTTTGAATACGAAACTATAGAATCTTCGGAAAGTGAGAACCAAATCTTCTGA
- a CDS encoding endonuclease MutS2, translated as MEELRKNLHNDTDSKSTNEEEKLEYLEFLKKKIEYHLVLEKYKNLCYSSLGKEYLDSLHPYNVDAQQELSYVAELCDFVRANGYPPADAFIDVRHILQKVADGLLVDGEEFLLLLRFLLGVKSLREMFKNQRLLVLQNSVVNLVLKIGNYDEIIERIKQVIDENGKIKDSASLLLKNIRNEYAETLREIRKRVERFISQHQHLLQEATYTIKNDRYVLPIKANERGKLKGIVHGSSSSGSTLYFEPEELIPLNDKLRILTEEEAKEVARILRELTSKVFDRLQSLLGDIEVLKRLDGLFAKARYVIEKGAQIIIPGGNYLKLSKAKHPLIPEDKVVPIDIELPTDKLGIVITGPNTGGKTVSLKTIALSIILARSGFPVLAGESSRIPNYDVYVDIGDSQNILENLSTFSGHIVNIVRALKLADENSIVLIDELGSGTDPYEGSAIALGIIEELIARRIKFIVTTHLTPVKLYSMSHDKLITASMEFDPETLSPKYRILMNIPGASHAFEIAQKYGLDESILQRAKEHLDEEHVRIDELIKSLNRHISELEERKRELENTLREYQRQKREFEEKYKLLKIKKMEEFDKELREVYKDIQKAKRDLQITLQSKNTESEQLIKKRLKEIEGEVKHIEEVQEKLEKVFYETALSDEEKNIGVGDYVKLIDGTAVGKVIDIKGSKVIVDFNGIKLEVKPEKLKRVATKNIVTSASSQTKPEITNEKRIATKVYSSPLMKNEIDVRGMTVEEAIEKLDEFIDQLLMSDFTTGYIIHGKGTGKLATGIWNYLRHDKRIKNYRFGRPDEGGVGVTVIEI; from the coding sequence ATGGAAGAACTTCGGAAGAATTTACATAATGATACGGACAGTAAAAGTACAAATGAAGAAGAGAAGCTTGAGTACTTAGAATTTCTAAAGAAAAAAATAGAGTACCACTTGGTGTTGGAAAAGTACAAAAACCTGTGTTACTCTTCGTTAGGCAAAGAGTACCTGGATTCTCTGCACCCATACAATGTTGATGCTCAGCAAGAATTGTCATATGTTGCGGAACTTTGCGACTTCGTACGTGCAAATGGTTATCCACCAGCCGATGCTTTTATTGATGTGAGGCATATTTTACAAAAAGTCGCAGATGGGTTATTAGTAGATGGCGAGGAATTCCTTCTACTGCTCAGATTCCTTTTAGGTGTTAAATCGTTAAGGGAAATGTTTAAAAACCAAAGATTACTGGTTTTGCAAAATTCTGTTGTGAATCTTGTGCTAAAAATTGGAAATTACGACGAAATTATAGAGAGAATTAAGCAGGTTATCGATGAAAACGGAAAAATTAAGGATAGTGCCTCTTTACTTTTAAAGAACATCAGAAATGAGTATGCTGAAACATTGCGAGAAATACGTAAACGCGTTGAACGCTTCATCTCCCAGCATCAACACTTACTCCAAGAGGCTACTTATACAATAAAGAATGACAGGTACGTCCTTCCGATAAAAGCCAACGAACGTGGAAAATTGAAAGGTATTGTTCATGGGAGCTCTTCTTCTGGTTCGACTTTGTATTTTGAACCAGAGGAACTTATACCACTGAACGACAAGTTGAGGATATTAACTGAGGAAGAAGCTAAAGAAGTGGCAAGAATTCTAAGAGAACTGACATCAAAAGTCTTCGACAGATTACAATCACTTTTAGGCGACATCGAGGTTCTAAAAAGACTGGATGGCTTATTCGCAAAAGCCCGATACGTCATCGAAAAGGGTGCCCAAATAATTATTCCTGGTGGGAACTACTTGAAACTTTCAAAAGCAAAGCACCCATTGATACCTGAGGATAAAGTTGTACCTATCGACATTGAACTCCCGACAGATAAGCTTGGGATAGTGATAACTGGACCAAACACGGGCGGAAAAACTGTATCCCTTAAGACGATAGCCTTATCAATAATCTTAGCACGAAGCGGTTTCCCTGTGTTGGCAGGTGAAAGCTCTAGGATTCCAAATTACGATGTGTACGTTGATATCGGAGATAGTCAAAACATTTTAGAAAACCTGAGCACGTTCTCTGGTCACATCGTAAATATCGTAAGAGCCCTGAAATTGGCTGATGAAAACTCAATTGTGCTCATCGACGAACTTGGTTCTGGCACAGACCCATACGAGGGAAGTGCTATTGCACTTGGCATAATCGAAGAACTTATCGCAAGACGTATAAAATTCATCGTTACAACGCACCTAACACCAGTTAAACTCTACTCAATGAGCCACGATAAATTAATCACAGCCTCCATGGAATTTGACCCAGAGACGTTATCGCCCAAATACAGAATCCTAATGAATATCCCGGGTGCATCACATGCATTTGAAATTGCACAAAAATATGGTTTGGATGAATCCATTTTGCAAAGGGCAAAGGAACATTTAGATGAGGAACATGTTAGAATAGATGAGTTGATAAAAAGCTTGAATAGGCATATTAGTGAACTTGAGGAAAGAAAACGAGAATTAGAAAACACTCTCCGTGAATATCAAAGGCAAAAACGTGAATTTGAAGAGAAGTACAAACTCCTGAAAATTAAAAAAATGGAAGAATTTGATAAAGAACTCAGAGAAGTTTATAAAGACATTCAAAAAGCAAAGAGAGACCTGCAAATTACCTTGCAAAGTAAGAATACAGAAAGTGAACAACTTATTAAGAAGAGACTCAAAGAAATCGAAGGTGAAGTTAAGCACATTGAGGAAGTTCAAGAAAAATTGGAAAAAGTGTTTTACGAAACTGCACTCTCAGATGAAGAAAAAAACATCGGAGTCGGTGATTACGTTAAACTCATCGATGGCACTGCTGTTGGTAAGGTTATCGATATAAAAGGTTCTAAGGTTATCGTAGATTTCAATGGAATAAAGTTGGAAGTAAAACCAGAAAAACTAAAGAGAGTTGCAACAAAGAATATTGTAACTTCAGCAAGTTCTCAAACGAAACCAGAAATAACAAACGAAAAAAGAATAGCAACAAAAGTTTACTCTTCCCCTCTAATGAAAAACGAAATTGACGTTCGTGGTATGACAGTCGAAGAAGCTATTGAAAAACTAGATGAATTTATAGATCAGCTTCTCATGTCCGATTTTACCACTGGATACATAATACACGGAAAAGGCACTGGTAAACTTGCAACAGGTATATGGAATTATCTGCGTCATGACAAACGCATCAAGAATTACCGATTTGGTAGACCAGATGAAGGTGGAGTTGGTGTAACTGTCATAGAGATATAG